The region TAAAAACGGCGAGCTGACTCGTACTCTCAACGATGCTGTTGAAGTTAAACATGCAGATAATGCTCTGACTTTCGGTCCGCGTGATGGTTTTGCGGACGGTTGGGCTCAGGCTGGTACCGCGCGTGCCCTGCTGAATTCAATGGTTATCGGTGTTACCGAAGGCTTCACTAAGAAGCTGCAGCTGGTTGGTGTAGGTTATCGTGCAGCGATCAAAGGGAACGTAGTAAACCTGTCTCTGGGTTTCTCCCACCCTGTTGATCATCAGCTGCCTGCGGGTATCACTGCAGAATGTCCGTCTCAGACTGAAATCGTGCTGAAAGGCGCTGATAAACAGCTGATCGGCCAGGTTGCTGCTGACCTGCGCGCCTACCGTCGTCCTGAGCCTTACAAAGGCAAGGGTGTTCGTTACGCCGACGAAGTCGTGCGTACCAAAGAGGCTAAGAAGAAGTAAGGTAACACTATGGATAAGAAATCTGCTCGTATCCGTCGTGCGACCCGCGCACGTCGCAAGCTCAAAGAGCTTGGTGCGACCCGCCTGGTGGTACATCGTACCCCGCGTCATATTTACGCACAGGTAATCGCCCCGAACGGTTCTGAAGTTCTGGTAGCCGCTTCTACTGTAGAAAAAGCTATTGCTGAGCAACTGAAGTACACTGGAAACAAAGACGCCGCTGCAGCAGTTGGTAAAGCTGTTGCTGAGCGCGCGCTGGAAAAAGGCATCAAAGATGTTTCCTTTGACCGCTCTGGTTTCCAATATCATGGTCGTGTCCAGGCACTGGCAGATGCTGCCCGTGAAGCTGGCCTTCAGTTCTAAGGTAGAGGTGTAAGATGGCTCACATCGAAAAACAAGCTGGCGAACTGCAGGAAAAGCTGATCGCGGTAAACCGCGTATCTAAAACCGTAAAAGGTGGTCGTATTTTTAGCTTCACCGCTCTGACTGTAGTGGGTGATGGCAACGGCCGCGTTGGTTTTGGTTACGGTAAAGCACGCGAAGTTCCGGCAGCGATCCAGAAAGCGATGGAAAAAGCCCGTCGCAATATGATTAACGTCGCGCTGAACCACGGCACCCTGCAGCACCCGGTTAAAGGTGCTCACACGGGTTCTCGTGTATTCATGCAGCCGGCTTCCGAAGGTACCGGTATCATCGCCGGTGGTGCAATGCGCGCCGTTCTGGAAGTCGCTGGGGTTCATAACGTTCTGGCTAAAGCCTATGGTTCCACCAACCCGATCAACGTGGTTCGTGCAACTATTGATGGCCTGGCCAACATGAAATCCCCGGAAATGGTCGCTGCCAAGCGTGGTAAATCCGTTGAAGAAATTCTGGGGTAATTGACCATGGCAAAGACTATTAAAATCACTCAAACCCGCAGTGCAATCGGTCGTCTGCCGAAACATAAGGCAACGCTGCTTGGCCTGGGTCTGCGTCGTATTGGCCACACCGTAGAGCGCGAGGATACTCCTGCTGTTCGCGGTATGGTCAACGCGGTTTCCTTCATGGTTAAAGTTGAGGAGTAAGAGATGCGTTTAAATACTCTGTCTCCGGCCGAAGGCTCCAAAAAGGCGGGTAAACGCCTGGGTCGTGGTATCGGTTCTGGCCTCGGTAAAACCGGTGGTCGTGGTCACAAAGGTCAGAAGTCTCGTTCTGGCGGTGGCGTACGTCGCGGTTTCGAGGGCGGCCAGATGCCTCTGTACCGTCGTCTGCCGAAATTCGGTTTCACTTCTCGTAAAGCAATGATCACGGCAGAAGTTCGTCTGTCTGATCTGGCTAAAGTAGAAGGCGACGTGGTAGACCTGAACACGCTGAAAGCGGCAAACATTATCGGTATCCAGATTGAATTCGCGAAAGTGATTCTGGCTGGTGAAGTTACTCGTCCGGTAACTGTTCGTGGCCTGCGTGTGACTAAAGGCGCTCGTGCTGCTATCGAAGCTGCTGGCGGTAAAATCGAGGAATAAGTAGCAGATGGCTAAACAACCGGGATTAGATTTTCAAAGTGCCAAAGGTGGCCTTGGCGAACTGAAACGCAGACTGCTGTTTGTTATCGGTGCGCTGATTGTGTTCCGAATTGGCTCTTTTATTCCAATCCCTGGTATTGATGCCGCTGTACTTGCCAAACTGCTTGAGCAACAGCGTGGCACCATCATTGAAATGTTTAACATGTTCTCTGGTGGTGCTCTCAGCCGTGCTTCTATTTTCGCTCTGGGTATTATGCCGTATATTTCGGCCTCTATTATTATCCAGCTACTAACTGTCGTTCACCCGACATTGGCAGAAATGAAAAAAGAAGGGGAGTCTGGTCGACGTAAGATCAGCCAGTACACCCGTTACGGCACTCTGGTGCTGGCAATATTCCAGTCGATCGGTATTGCTACCGGTCTGCCGAATATGCCTGGTATGCAAGGCCTGGTAATTAATCCGGGCTTTGCATTCTATTTCACCGCTGTTGTGAGTCTTGTCACCGGGACAATGTTCCTCATGTGGCTGGGCGAACAGATTACTGAGCGTGGTATCGGCAACGGTATCTCTATCATAATCTTCGCTGGTATCGTTGCGGGTCTTCCGCCGGCCATTGGCCATACCATCGAGCAAGCGCGGCAAGGCGACCTGCACTTCCTTCTGTTGCTGTTGGTTGCAGTATTAGTATTCGCAGTGACTTTCTTTGTTGTGTTTGTTGAGCGTGGTCAGCGCCGTATCGTCGTGAACTATGCAAAACGTCAGCAAGGTCGTCGTGTCTATGCTGCACAGAGCACACATTTACCGCTGAAAGTGAACATGGCTGGGGTTATTCCGGCAATTTTCGCTTCCAGTATTATTCTGTTCCCGGCGACCATCGCATCATGGTTCGGGGGCGGTACTGGTTGGAACTGGCTGACAACAATTTCGCTGTATTTGCAGCCTGGGCAACCGCTTTATGTGTTACTCTATGCGTCTGCAATCATCTTCTTCTGTTTCTTCTACACGGCGTTGGTTTTCAACCCGCGTGAAACAGCAGATAACCTGAAGAAGTCCGGTGCATTCGTGCCAGGAATTCGTCCGGGAGAACAAACGGCGAAGTATATCGATAAAGTAATGACACGCCTGACTTTAGTTGGCGCGCTGTATATTACTTTCATTTGCCTGATCCCGGAGTTCATGCGTGATGCAATGAAGGTTCCGTTCTATTTTGGTGGAACGTCATTACTTATCGTTGTCGTTGTCATCATGGACTTTATGGCTCAAGTGCAAACTCTGATGATGTCTAGTCAGTATGAGTCTGCATTGAAGAAAGCGAACCTCAAAGGCTACGGCCGTTAATGGTCGCTTGAGAAGTTACGGAGAGTAAAAATGAAAGTTCGTGCTTCCGTCAAGAAATTATGCCGTAACTGCAAAATCGTTAAGCGTGATGGCGTCATCCGCGTGATTTGCAGTGCCGAGCCGAAGCATAAACAGCGTCAAGGCTGATTATCTCGCATATTTTTCTTGCAAAGTTGGGTTGAGCTGGCTAGATTAGCCAGCCAATCTTTTGTATGTCTGTGCGTTTCCATTTGAGTATCCTGAAAACGGGCTTTTCAGCATGGGGCGCATAATCAATATAGTAGGAGTGCATAGTGGCCCGTATAGCAGGCATTAACATTCCTGATCATAAGCATGCCGTAATCGCATTAACTTCGATCTACGGTATCGGCAAAACCCGTTCTAAAGCTATCCTGGCTGCGGTGGGTTTCGCTGAAGATGTTAAGATCAGTGAGCTGTCTGAAGAACAAATCGACACGCTGCGTGACGAAGTTGCCAAATTTGTCGTTGAAGGTGATCTGCGCCGTGAAGTGAGTATGAGCATCAAGCGCCTGATGGATCTTGGTTGCTATCGCGGTTTGCGTCATCGTCGTGGTCTCCCGGTTCGCGGTCAGCGTACCAAGACCAACGCACGTACCCGTAAGGGTCCGCGCAAACCGATCAAGAAATAATCGGGGTGATTGAATAATGGCAAAGGCACCAGTTC is a window of Cronobacter muytjensii ATCC 51329 DNA encoding:
- the rplF gene encoding 50S ribosomal protein L6, with product MSRVAKAPVVIPAGVDVKLNGQVITIKGKNGELTRTLNDAVEVKHADNALTFGPRDGFADGWAQAGTARALLNSMVIGVTEGFTKKLQLVGVGYRAAIKGNVVNLSLGFSHPVDHQLPAGITAECPSQTEIVLKGADKQLIGQVAADLRAYRRPEPYKGKGVRYADEVVRTKEAKKK
- the rplR gene encoding 50S ribosomal protein L18, translated to MDKKSARIRRATRARRKLKELGATRLVVHRTPRHIYAQVIAPNGSEVLVAASTVEKAIAEQLKYTGNKDAAAAVGKAVAERALEKGIKDVSFDRSGFQYHGRVQALADAAREAGLQF
- the rpsE gene encoding 30S ribosomal protein S5; this encodes MAHIEKQAGELQEKLIAVNRVSKTVKGGRIFSFTALTVVGDGNGRVGFGYGKAREVPAAIQKAMEKARRNMINVALNHGTLQHPVKGAHTGSRVFMQPASEGTGIIAGGAMRAVLEVAGVHNVLAKAYGSTNPINVVRATIDGLANMKSPEMVAAKRGKSVEEILG
- the rpmD gene encoding 50S ribosomal protein L30; this encodes MAKTIKITQTRSAIGRLPKHKATLLGLGLRRIGHTVEREDTPAVRGMVNAVSFMVKVEE
- the rplO gene encoding 50S ribosomal protein L15 gives rise to the protein MRLNTLSPAEGSKKAGKRLGRGIGSGLGKTGGRGHKGQKSRSGGGVRRGFEGGQMPLYRRLPKFGFTSRKAMITAEVRLSDLAKVEGDVVDLNTLKAANIIGIQIEFAKVILAGEVTRPVTVRGLRVTKGARAAIEAAGGKIEE
- the secY gene encoding preprotein translocase subunit SecY, translating into MAKQPGLDFQSAKGGLGELKRRLLFVIGALIVFRIGSFIPIPGIDAAVLAKLLEQQRGTIIEMFNMFSGGALSRASIFALGIMPYISASIIIQLLTVVHPTLAEMKKEGESGRRKISQYTRYGTLVLAIFQSIGIATGLPNMPGMQGLVINPGFAFYFTAVVSLVTGTMFLMWLGEQITERGIGNGISIIIFAGIVAGLPPAIGHTIEQARQGDLHFLLLLLVAVLVFAVTFFVVFVERGQRRIVVNYAKRQQGRRVYAAQSTHLPLKVNMAGVIPAIFASSIILFPATIASWFGGGTGWNWLTTISLYLQPGQPLYVLLYASAIIFFCFFYTALVFNPRETADNLKKSGAFVPGIRPGEQTAKYIDKVMTRLTLVGALYITFICLIPEFMRDAMKVPFYFGGTSLLIVVVVIMDFMAQVQTLMMSSQYESALKKANLKGYGR
- the rpmJ gene encoding 50S ribosomal protein L36, with translation MKVRASVKKLCRNCKIVKRDGVIRVICSAEPKHKQRQG
- the rpsM gene encoding 30S ribosomal protein S13, coding for MARIAGINIPDHKHAVIALTSIYGIGKTRSKAILAAVGFAEDVKISELSEEQIDTLRDEVAKFVVEGDLRREVSMSIKRLMDLGCYRGLRHRRGLPVRGQRTKTNARTRKGPRKPIKK